DNA sequence from the Chryseobacterium indicum genome:
TCACGCCATCCATATCGAACAGCACAGCTTTTAAAGGCATATCTGAATTTTTTCACTAAAATAATAAACGTTTCAGAAATGATGAAACTATTTTTCGATTACTTTTTAAGTTTTGCAATCCAGTCTGCCATTTCGGCTAAAGCTTTTGGAGAAATGGTTTGTTCAATGTCTGCATATTCTGCAAATGCTCCCGTTTTCGCTTCCTGAAATAAATGATTTAACCCGGCAAGTTCCTCCGTTTTGAAATTTTTATTTCCTGCTTTGGTTAAAGATTGTTGAATGGCTTCCAGATTTTCTTTAGCCGGAACCTGAAAATCCAGACTTCCGTTCAATGCGAGAACAGGAATTTTTATGGTTGAAAGATATTCGTCAGGATTAAATTTTATAAAATATCTGAACCAGTTATTCTTGGTCTGGCTGATGGTTTGTGTCAGTTCTTCCTTACTCATTTTACCCTGAAAATTTTCAGTCATAAATTTTTTCAGATCTTCTTCGTAGGTTGTTCCGCTGTAACTTTTAATAAAGTCATAAATCTTTTTATTCATTACATTGGCTTCAGCTAAATCTTTTTCAGTCATTCCTGCGAGTTTGCCGCCCAGATAATTTTGCTGAATCAGTAATTCCTCAATTTTAGTTCCCGGAGCAGCCATTAACACTAAAAATTTCACTTTGTTGTTCATTTTTGCTACGATCGGCGCAATCATCCCTCCTTCGGAATGTCCAATCAAACCTATGTTCAGATATCCTTTTGCTGCAAGAAAATCAACCGCTGTAGAAATGTCTGTTGCAAAGTTAGCAGTTGTGTCATCATCTTTTCCCTGACTTGAACCACCAATTCCACGGTCGTCAATTCTTAAAGTGGCAATGCCTTTTTTTGCAAAATAATCTGCAATCACGGCAAAAGGTTTATGTCCGAAAAGTTCTTCGTCCCGGTTTTGTCTTCCGGAACCTGTAATCATGACTAAAACTTTATCCGATTTTTTAAAGTTCTGGGGTATAGAAATGGTTCCTGCCAAAGTATTTTTATCTGCAGGATTTACAAAAGTTACCTCTTCCGTTTTGTAGTCGAAAGGAGGTTTTGGAGTTTGGGGACGGTTAAAACTTACTTTTTCTTCCCCGATAAAAGTTTCGAAAGTAAGAGGCAGAGACATCGATCCCTGTTGGAAAGTTCCTTCAATTTTTCCGTTTTTCAAAGTTCCTTTATAAGAAACAGAAAGTGCTTTTACTTCAAAAATAAGTTCGTTGTTTGCAAAGGTAGTGTGGTCTACAGGAATATCTTTTGCTCCCTGTTTCGGGCTGTCTACTGTGGATTTTAAGTTTTCACCGTCTTTGCTGATGTGCAGAACGAGAGGAAGTTTCATTCCCTGAATATCGAGGTCGCCTTTCCAGTTTCCTGTTATTTCCTGGGCGTAAAAAGTCTGTGCCAATACAATCAGCACCAATAAAAGTTTGGTTTTCATAATGTTATTTTTTTAAATTATAGGCTGAATTGAGGTAAAATAATTTGACAGATTAAAATTCCTAAAAGAGTTACAAAGGCAAAAATGACGATCTGCTGCCATTTCTTAATATTGGTTGCGGTTTTGAAACCGTTGAAAAGCAAGGTGAAACTGTAAATGATTAAAATTAAGTTGGCAAATGCAAAAACCGTTAGACTGATTAAATCCAAAATATTAATATCCGGAACTTTAGCTTGTGCGGATGTTTGGGAAATTTGCTTTGAAAGTCTTTCAATATCAAAAAGTTTGGTAGAAATTACGGTAAACAGTACAGGAATTTGTGAAACCAATACGGCATTGGCAATATCGATCAGCCTTGTTCTTTTGTTGAAAATTTTTCCTAACCCGAAAAGCAGTAAAACCGCATATACTAAACTGATTAAAACATAGAGACTGATTGAAACCAGATTTAAACCTTCGCCGGAAGAAAAATGGAGCAGACTGTCCATTTTTGTTTGGGTAAAATAACAGGAAATAATTAAAAATACACCTGTGACAGAACCAATGGTTAAAAGAGTTTTTTCCGAAAATTTAGAAAACGGATTGAATAGAGTTTGCCAGTTCATTACTTCAGGTTTTTAATTTTTTCGATTAAGTCATCCATCTTGTTTCTCATGGTAGGATAAGAATTCCCTGCCTGCTTCGCCATTTCTTTAATGCTTCCGCTGGACAGGAAAAAGCTGAGGATAAATTCCTGCTCTTCGCGCGTAAGCTGTAAGTATAACGGAAGCTCGTAATTTCCGCTGACGATAGTCTCGCAATTGTTGCATTTCATCTGGCTTACCTGTAATGCAGATTCGCAGCTTGGGCAAACGATGGGTAGTTTCATGTTCTTAACTTTTTGTAAAAATAAAAATTATTTTAATAAAGTTAAAAATTATTTTAATAAAATAAAAATTTGAGTGATTTTTGTTGTGATTGAATTGTATTTTATTTTAGAAAACTGAAATAATTTCTTGAATAGAACTTTAGTTGGAGAAGATTCTGGTGCTGCCGAAGATGAGAATTTTAATAAAAAGTTCAATAGAATTATTACTATTGAACTTTTTACAAATATTTTATAGAAGCGCTTGAGCGGTCATTTTGCCAAGCTGCTGTTAGCTATATTTTCTAAGTGCTTAAATCTGTTTCATCCCATTCAGTTCCATCAGAAAGCATCCACGTTAAAGAATGTCTTCTTTCGTGTATAACTCCGCCATTTCCAATAGGGTCAAAATTTTGTGGAACAGTTTGTCTTCCCAACTGGGCACTTCTTACTGCATTATGAAGACAATAGAATAAATCTTCTTTCTTACTTAAATCTTCATCTGATACAGTTTTTGCTGTTTCAGCCCAGTTTTCAATTTTTTCATCAAGCGGACAAGTATAATTAATTAAAATTTCTTGCATTTGTTCACCTGTCATCATCTGTCCTGTTATATCAGGAGCTATGTAGCCAAAGTACCAGGCTAAAGACCAGGCATTTTCAAATTTCCAACCAATCAGATTTCTTAATTCTTCATCATTTCTTGATGAATTTAGAATTTGTCTTTCATCATCTGCTAAAAATAAATCTAACCCATTATTCAAAACAAAGTTTAAAATTCTCTCATTAGATAATTCTTCCTCAGGCACCATAAGCCAAAGAACAATAGCCTTTATTGCGTTTAGTCTTTTTGCAATTTCAACTTTAGGTCTCAATTTTCTTTCAAATTCAGTGGGCAAAGAAGTAGCTGGTTTAAAACCTGCACTTAGACATATAGAAATATTATCAAGCCTTAAATCTGTCATCCAAGGGATAGCTTTATATTTTTCTAATTCATCACTCTTATTTGTTTGTTTTGGCGGGTTTTCATTTTCCGATGAACCAAATATTTTCTTAAAAAAACTCATACTTTTCTATTATTGTTTGTTTTAAAAACAGTAGCTAATGTTTTGTCGCTTGGTGAAGTAGGATTTTAGTATGAAAAATTCAATCAAACTAAAATTATTGAACTTTGTACAAATGTTTTGTAAAAATGCTTCAGTCATCATTTTGGCGAACCGATGAAGGCTGAAGCGTTTGTTATTTAATTTTCTAATGGAATCATTCCTTCAATCTGTCCATCAGTTACAACGAAAAGTGCGTTTAAAATTTGTGCATTTCCGTAGGAATCATCATTCCAGGTATGATTATGTAACTGTAAAAATGTATCAAAAAGTTCTTCGTCAACTTGTTTTGATGTTATCATCATACATTTTCGCCTTGGGATTGAAACATACAGTTCTTTTGCATTTAAAAGTTCATGTGCTTTAAGCATATGGCTTCTGCATAAAATTTTTTCGCTGGAAAAGTCTTGTCCGGAAGCAGTTAAAACCTGTCTGTTTAGTGTTTCGGAAATTTCAAAATTAGATTCAATTTTCTCTAAGTTGTCATATGCTTCTTTTAAAATTTCACTTGGTTTTTTTTCTTCTAAATCATGTGGCATTAGAAAAACAAAATTATCCGGGGTATCATAACCAAAAGCAACAACAAGTTCAGGTTCTTCTTGTGTACCTATTATTGTTTGTTTCAAAGCACCAGCTTTTACTCCTACCCAATCACCCGGCTTAAGTATTGGATAAATTTTATTTATTTCTCCAGATTTTATTTTCTGAATATCACTTTCAGCAATTTTATCAGATTCAACATTTCCCTTACCAAAAATTCTATTAAATAATCCCATATATTTATATTATTTGATTTTTTTTATTAGTCTTTTAAGATTACCATTAAGTTGATATTTATTTAAAATATCAATACAAATAGTAAAGATCAAATATAAAAAATTAACCGTGCAATAAAATTTTTTTATCAATCCATTTTATCAACATCTCTTTACTGATCTGAATTCATTTCCTTATTCAGAGTGATGATGATTTTATTTTTCTTGTGGCAAACAAGCACAGATTGTCCACAATTGAAACCCGTCTCCTGAAGCCATTTTCCGCAAAGTCGGATTTCAGGAAATACAACATACCGATGATACGGTCTTAAAATGTACTTCTGATGCACTTTCAATTGTCTTATTCCTGATTTTTGATATTTTTTTTCTTCCTTCATGATGGTTATTTATTGTTGTAAAAGTATAATAAATTATATTTTAGTAAAAATAAATTATAGTAAAAATATAATTTATTGCTTTTTTGAATTGATTTTCAAGTGTTTAAATTTTAACGATATTTGCATGAGAAGTCAATAAATTATCATCGTGTCGAAAGTGAACTTAAATAGAATAAAATCTGTTCTGGTTGAAAAAAACAAAACCAGTAAAGAATTAGCCCGTCATTTGGGAAAAACCGAGTCAACAGTTTCTCGATGGTGTACGAATGAAGTTCAGCCTTCTGTTGAAACACTTTATGAAATCTCGAAATTTTTGAAAGTGGATATTCGGGAACTACTTGTGTCGACATTATAATCTGCGAATTACATTTATCATAATTTAAAATTTATCAGATGACTTCATGAAGTTGTTCCTTTCATCATCCGCCAACTTCTCCAAACTTCTTTGTATCTTTGCCGAAATCATTTAATTTTTACATAAAACATGAAAACATACGCAGGAATTCCTGAGGAAAATGCATCGTTAGAAAACTCGAAAGTAATGTTGGTCACTGTTCCTTACGACGGAACTTCAACGTGGGGAAAAGGAGCCGATAAAGGTCCTGAATTATTCCTTGATGCTTCCGAAAACATGGAACTGTATGACATCGAAACGCAGACAGAACCATATTTAGAAGGAGTATATTTAGCAGGAGAAGTTTCTGAAAATTCTTCACCGGAAGCCATGACAGAAGCGGTTTACCAGAAAACAAAAGAGCTTTTGAATAATGACGGAAAATTATTCACCCTTTTCGGGGGAGAACACTCTGTTTCTATCGGTTCGATTCGTGCGGTAGGAGAGAAGTTTGAGAATTTAACCGTTCTTCAGTTGGACGCTCACACAGATCTTCGTCCTGAGTTTCACGGTTCTACTTCCAACCACGCATGTGCGGTTTTTGAAGCCAATCAGAAGCATAATCTGGTACAGGTGGGAATCCGTTCTATGGATGTGGAAGAAGTGGAATATTTACCTGAAGGAAGAGTATTTTTCGCTCACGAAATTGCCAACAACGAAAACTGGGTAAACGACGTTTTGGAAAAAGTTTCAGGAAATGTGTACATCACCATTGATCTTGATGCTTTCGATCCATCACTTTGTCCGTCAACAGGAACTCCGGAACCGGGTGGTTTACAGTGGTATCCTACGTTGGAATTGTTAAGAAAAGTATTCGAAAAATGTAACGTTGTCGCTTTTGATATTGTAGAATTAATGGATTCTCCGATGGCAAAACCAAGCGCATTCTTGGCGGCGAAGTTATATTACAAAATGCTTGCTTACTATCATATCTATAACAACAACTAAATTCCGCAGGAAACGGATTTTTTCTGCCGTAGATTCTTTGGAAATTTGTGAGGTAAATTCAATGTTATGTCTACACAGAATCAGATAGATTACGAAAGAATTGCCAAAGCGATAGACTATATCCGGAGCAATTTTAAGCTTCAGCCAAGTCTGGAGGAAGTGGCGGGGAAAATTCATTTGAGTCCGGCTCATTTTCAGAAAATGTTTTCTGACTGGGCAGGAACAAGTCCGAAGAAATTTTTGCAGTTCATCAGTCTGGAACATGCCAAAAGTTTGCTGAAGGAAGAAAAAGCGAGTTTATTTGATACGGCTTACGAGACAGGATTATCGAGTACAAGCAGACTGCACGATCTGTTTGTGAAAATCGAAGGAATGTCTCCGGCAGAATATAAAAACGGAGGAAAAAGCCTCAACATCAATTACAGTTTTTCCGAAAGTCCTTTTGGAAAAGTAATTGCAGCTTCCACAGAAAAAGGAATCTGCTACATGGCTTTTGAAACCGATCAACATAAAGCATTGGGAGATTTACAGGCTAAATTTCCTAATGCTTCTTTTTTTGAAAGGAAAGATGATTTTCAGAACAATGCCCTTTCTATTTTCAGTAAAGACTGGTCGGAACTCAACACCATAAAACTCCATTTAAAAGGAACCGATTTTCAGTTGAAAGTCTGGGAAAGTCTGCTCAATATTCCGATGGGAAAATTATCGACCTATGGAAATCTGGCGGATAAAATTGGAAATCCGAATGCTTCAAGAGCCGTAGGAACCGCGATTGGCAGCAATCCTGTTGCGTTTTTAATTCCGTGTCACAGAGTAATTCAGTCAACCGGAAAAATCGGCGGTTATATGTGGGGAAGCGAAAGAAAACAGCTAATTATCGGCTGGGAAAGTTCAAAAATGTACTCTTGATTTCAAACACAAATTGCACTAATTTTTTACGAATAGCTAATAATTTTGATTGAA
Encoded proteins:
- a CDS encoding alpha/beta hydrolase family protein, whose protein sequence is MKTKLLLVLIVLAQTFYAQEITGNWKGDLDIQGMKLPLVLHISKDGENLKSTVDSPKQGAKDIPVDHTTFANNELIFEVKALSVSYKGTLKNGKIEGTFQQGSMSLPLTFETFIGEEKVSFNRPQTPKPPFDYKTEEVTFVNPADKNTLAGTISIPQNFKKSDKVLVMITGSGRQNRDEELFGHKPFAVIADYFAKKGIATLRIDDRGIGGSSQGKDDDTTANFATDISTAVDFLAAKGYLNIGLIGHSEGGMIAPIVAKMNNKVKFLVLMAAPGTKIEELLIQQNYLGGKLAGMTEKDLAEANVMNKKIYDFIKSYSGTTYEEDLKKFMTENFQGKMSKEELTQTISQTKNNWFRYFIKFNPDEYLSTIKIPVLALNGSLDFQVPAKENLEAIQQSLTKAGNKNFKTEELAGLNHLFQEAKTGAFAEYADIEQTISPKALAEMADWIAKLKK
- a CDS encoding YIP1 family protein translates to MNWQTLFNPFSKFSEKTLLTIGSVTGVFLIISCYFTQTKMDSLLHFSSGEGLNLVSISLYVLISLVYAVLLLFGLGKIFNKRTRLIDIANAVLVSQIPVLFTVISTKLFDIERLSKQISQTSAQAKVPDINILDLISLTVFAFANLILIIYSFTLLFNGFKTATNIKKWQQIVIFAFVTLLGILICQIILPQFSL
- a CDS encoding DUF2089 family protein, with product MKLPIVCPSCESALQVSQMKCNNCETIVSGNYELPLYLQLTREEQEFILSFFLSSGSIKEMAKQAGNSYPTMRNKMDDLIEKIKNLK
- a CDS encoding DUF4272 domain-containing protein, with amino-acid sequence MSFFKKIFGSSENENPPKQTNKSDELEKYKAIPWMTDLRLDNISICLSAGFKPATSLPTEFERKLRPKVEIAKRLNAIKAIVLWLMVPEEELSNERILNFVLNNGLDLFLADDERQILNSSRNDEELRNLIGWKFENAWSLAWYFGYIAPDITGQMMTGEQMQEILINYTCPLDEKIENWAETAKTVSDEDLSKKEDLFYCLHNAVRSAQLGRQTVPQNFDPIGNGGVIHERRHSLTWMLSDGTEWDETDLST
- a CDS encoding SymE family type I addiction module toxin, with protein sequence MKEEKKYQKSGIRQLKVHQKYILRPYHRYVVFPEIRLCGKWLQETGFNCGQSVLVCHKKNKIIITLNKEMNSDQ
- a CDS encoding helix-turn-helix transcriptional regulator, whose product is MNLNRIKSVLVEKNKTSKELARHLGKTESTVSRWCTNEVQPSVETLYEISKFLKVDIRELLVSTL
- the speB gene encoding agmatinase, producing the protein MKTYAGIPEENASLENSKVMLVTVPYDGTSTWGKGADKGPELFLDASENMELYDIETQTEPYLEGVYLAGEVSENSSPEAMTEAVYQKTKELLNNDGKLFTLFGGEHSVSIGSIRAVGEKFENLTVLQLDAHTDLRPEFHGSTSNHACAVFEANQKHNLVQVGIRSMDVEEVEYLPEGRVFFAHEIANNENWVNDVLEKVSGNVYITIDLDAFDPSLCPSTGTPEPGGLQWYPTLELLRKVFEKCNVVAFDIVELMDSPMAKPSAFLAAKLYYKMLAYYHIYNNN
- a CDS encoding bifunctional helix-turn-helix domain-containing protein/methylated-DNA--[protein]-cysteine S-methyltransferase, which codes for MSTQNQIDYERIAKAIDYIRSNFKLQPSLEEVAGKIHLSPAHFQKMFSDWAGTSPKKFLQFISLEHAKSLLKEEKASLFDTAYETGLSSTSRLHDLFVKIEGMSPAEYKNGGKSLNINYSFSESPFGKVIAASTEKGICYMAFETDQHKALGDLQAKFPNASFFERKDDFQNNALSIFSKDWSELNTIKLHLKGTDFQLKVWESLLNIPMGKLSTYGNLADKIGNPNASRAVGTAIGSNPVAFLIPCHRVIQSTGKIGGYMWGSERKQLIIGWESSKMYS